The Halofilum ochraceum genome window below encodes:
- a CDS encoding patatin-like phospholipase family protein yields MQALDKSADWLGRARYWWRRRQLRRPVGLALSGGATLGAAHVGILRALEEAEVGVERLSGTSIGAVAAALYAFGTPIDDIEEIALDMTWLSISSFRPSRLGLLDNRRLGDVLAEAIGQPDFADARIPFGVVATDIGTGERVVFSSGPVVPAVLASACMPGIFQPVEHDGRMLVDGGLVENLPGSVVRSLGARTVIGADLNSRRSYQQPDDLIDVVLNATDIAINNATRLQTSDAIDLHIAPHLSSYGRFRSSRGARLIEEGHQAARQALADWHGEHTERLEPRLEEPARGDGPEPG; encoded by the coding sequence ATGCAAGCGCTGGACAAGAGTGCCGACTGGCTGGGCCGGGCGCGCTACTGGTGGCGCCGGCGACAGCTGCGCCGCCCCGTGGGTCTTGCACTCAGCGGCGGCGCGACGCTGGGCGCGGCCCACGTCGGCATCCTGCGCGCGCTCGAAGAGGCGGAAGTCGGCGTCGAACGCCTGTCGGGCACCAGCATCGGTGCCGTCGCCGCCGCGCTGTACGCCTTCGGCACGCCGATCGACGATATCGAAGAGATCGCGCTGGACATGACCTGGCTGTCGATCTCCAGCTTCCGGCCTTCGCGCCTCGGTCTGCTCGACAACCGCCGCCTTGGAGATGTGCTCGCGGAGGCGATCGGCCAGCCGGACTTCGCGGACGCGCGGATCCCGTTTGGCGTCGTCGCGACCGATATCGGTACCGGGGAACGGGTCGTTTTCAGCAGTGGTCCGGTCGTGCCGGCGGTGCTCGCCAGCGCCTGCATGCCGGGCATCTTCCAGCCGGTCGAGCATGACGGGCGTATGCTTGTGGACGGCGGCCTGGTGGAGAATCTGCCGGGCTCCGTGGTCCGGTCACTCGGTGCCCGCACGGTCATCGGCGCGGACCTGAACAGCCGGCGCAGTTACCAGCAGCCGGATGACCTGATCGACGTCGTGCTCAACGCCACCGACATCGCGATCAACAACGCGACCCGCCTGCAGACCAGCGATGCCATCGATCTGCACATCGCGCCCCATCTGTCTTCCTACGGGCGCTTCCGGTCCAGCCGGGGCGCGCGCCTGATCGAGGAGGGCCATCAGGCCGCGCGGCAGGCGCTCGCCGACTGGCACGGCGAGCATACCGAACGGCTCGAACCGCGTCTGGAAGAGCCCGCGCGCGGCGACGGACCCGAACCCGGCTAA